The Heyndrickxia vini genome contains a region encoding:
- a CDS encoding MerR family transcriptional regulator has translation MANVSKRTIDYYTSIGLLKASRSKSNYRIYETDAIDDLKFIEDCKKLSLPLDTIREKLEIKKSTTLDEKLLLQRVDFVHHQLKQLNNELSDLIFAIEKLNQEEKEAFYQKLISESTCLVNSLNLITK, from the coding sequence TTGGCGAATGTTTCAAAAAGAACGATAGATTACTATACTAGTATTGGCTTATTGAAAGCGAGTCGCTCAAAGTCTAATTATCGAATATATGAAACAGACGCAATAGATGACTTGAAATTTATTGAAGACTGTAAAAAGCTGTCCCTGCCTCTTGATACAATTCGTGAAAAATTAGAAATCAAAAAAAGTACTACATTAGATGAAAAGTTACTTTTACAGCGGGTTGATTTTGTCCATCATCAATTAAAACAATTAAATAATGAGCTATCTGATTTAATTTTTGCGATTGAAAAACTAAATCAAGAAGAAAAGGAAGCATTTTACCAAAAGTTAATTTCAGAAAGTACTTGTTTAGTAAACTCTTTAAATTTAATAACAAAATAG
- a CDS encoding FtsW/RodA/SpoVE family cell cycle protein, which produces MKRQQKVTDKIDWTLVLILFLFLIISCISISSAQTSAQYKGNFVLQQGIWYVIGFIIIGMALVLDPSQYRKLSFYFYGFGVLLLAGLLVAPHCIDTGCLVPKRNGATSWYVLPGLGQIQPSEFMKTFLILAVSNIIASHNEKVTVKTTKTDLILLVKVGLITALPLGLIMLQPDLGTGLVFIAIVAGLVLISGITWKIIVPLYSSIIGIGGTILYFVIWAPDILVKYLPIKAYQFDRIYAWLYPENYPEESWHLLLSISAIGSGEISGKGFFNKEVYLPERHTDFIFSVIGEEYGFIGASIVICLYFFLIYHLTKTAIFTKSPFNSYVCAGIICMITFHVFQNIGMTIQVLPITGIPLPFISYGGSSLMGNMLALGLIFSIRFYHKEYMFSSEN; this is translated from the coding sequence TTGAAAAGGCAACAAAAAGTAACGGATAAAATTGATTGGACTTTAGTACTTATCTTGTTCTTATTTTTAATTATTAGTTGCATCTCCATCTCAAGTGCACAAACATCTGCGCAATATAAAGGAAATTTTGTTCTTCAACAAGGAATATGGTATGTTATTGGCTTTATAATTATCGGGATGGCGCTTGTATTAGACCCTAGCCAGTATCGAAAACTTTCCTTTTATTTTTACGGATTTGGAGTGCTCTTATTAGCGGGATTACTCGTTGCACCGCATTGTATCGATACAGGCTGCTTAGTTCCTAAAAGAAATGGCGCTACGAGTTGGTACGTTTTGCCGGGTTTAGGCCAAATTCAGCCATCTGAGTTCATGAAAACATTCCTAATTCTCGCGGTAAGTAATATAATTGCCTCCCATAATGAAAAAGTGACCGTAAAAACAACGAAAACCGATCTGATTCTATTGGTAAAAGTCGGTTTAATTACCGCTTTGCCACTCGGTTTAATTATGCTTCAACCCGATCTAGGTACAGGTTTAGTTTTTATTGCTATCGTTGCCGGTTTAGTTCTTATTTCGGGAATTACTTGGAAAATCATCGTCCCTTTATATTCCTCCATAATAGGAATTGGCGGAACCATATTATATTTTGTTATATGGGCACCTGACATCCTTGTCAAATATCTACCTATTAAAGCATATCAATTCGATCGTATTTATGCTTGGCTCTACCCCGAAAACTACCCTGAAGAAAGCTGGCATCTCTTGCTCTCAATTAGCGCCATCGGTTCAGGTGAAATATCAGGTAAAGGCTTTTTTAACAAAGAAGTTTATTTACCTGAACGACATACAGATTTTATTTTTAGTGTAATTGGAGAAGAATACGGATTTATTGGTGCGAGTATTGTCATTTGTTTATACTTTTTCTTAATTTACCATTTGACGAAAACAGCCATTTTTACAAAAAGCCCATTTAACTCTTATGTTTGCGCTGGCATTATTTGTATGATAACTTTTCATGTGTTTCAGAACATTGGAATGACAATCCAGGTACTTCCAATTACAGGAATACCACTTCCATTTATCAGTTATGGCGGGAGCTCATTAATGGGAAATATGTTAGCCTTAGGTTTAATATTTAGCATCCGATTTTACCATAAGGAATACATGTTTTCTTCGGAAAATTAA